A region from the Pseudomonas sp. KU26590 genome encodes:
- a CDS encoding sensor histidine kinase, translating to MTADSLSLTTPQAQRILRLYHLYRLSIGVLLVLLISSSLDAELLELADIELFRIGCWLYLVFNILVVVLLERPSRQGQLFSLAMADTLMLAALFYAGGGAPSGIGNLIIASVAISNVLLRKRTGLLIAALSAIGIIYLTFYISYHKPSAANHFVQAGSLGALCFAAALLVQALARRLQLSEDIAERRAADVDNLEELNALILQRMRTGILVIDEDHKVLLANQSALNLLGHERLLGEIVDAYSPQLVERLGQWMTNPSMAPRSITTSAIGPVLRPGFIALARGSHRHTLVFLDDLSQISQQAQQLKLAALGRLTAGIAHEIRNPLGAISHAAQLLLESEELTAPDRRLNQIIHDQSRRMNLVIENVLQLSRRRQTEPQLLDLKQWLEAFVRNLGDELQAGQRVHLDILPGVLSTQMDAEQLQQVMSNLVQNGLRYSGQLHEQAQVWLRLFQAPFSELPTLEVLDDGPGVADEHLAKIFEPFFTTESKGTGLGLYLSRELCESNQASLNYTPREGGGSCMRITFAHPFKLS from the coding sequence GTGACCGCTGACAGCCTTTCGCTGACGACGCCCCAGGCCCAACGCATCCTGCGGCTGTATCACCTGTATCGTCTGAGCATCGGCGTGCTGTTGGTGCTGCTGATCTCCAGCAGCCTGGATGCAGAATTGCTGGAGCTGGCTGATATCGAGCTGTTCCGCATCGGCTGCTGGCTGTATCTGGTGTTCAACATCCTGGTCGTGGTGCTGCTTGAGCGCCCGAGCCGCCAGGGGCAACTGTTCTCCCTGGCCATGGCTGACACGCTGATGCTAGCGGCCCTGTTCTACGCCGGGGGCGGTGCACCGAGCGGCATTGGTAACCTGATCATTGCCTCGGTGGCGATCAGCAATGTGCTACTGCGCAAGCGGACCGGACTGCTGATTGCCGCGCTATCGGCCATCGGCATCATCTACCTGACGTTCTACATCAGCTATCACAAGCCCTCTGCGGCCAATCATTTCGTGCAGGCCGGCTCGCTCGGCGCCCTGTGCTTCGCGGCAGCGCTGCTGGTTCAGGCCCTCGCACGGCGGCTTCAGCTCAGCGAAGACATCGCCGAACGTCGCGCCGCCGATGTCGACAACCTTGAAGAGCTCAACGCTCTGATCCTGCAGCGCATGCGCACGGGGATTCTGGTGATCGACGAGGATCACAAAGTGTTGCTCGCCAACCAGAGCGCGCTGAATCTGCTGGGCCACGAGCGCCTGCTCGGCGAAATCGTCGACGCCTACTCGCCGCAACTGGTCGAGCGCCTGGGTCAGTGGATGACCAACCCGTCGATGGCGCCGCGCAGCATCACGACCTCGGCCATTGGTCCGGTGCTGCGCCCGGGTTTCATCGCACTGGCGCGCGGCAGCCATCGCCACACCCTGGTGTTTCTCGATGACCTTTCACAGATTTCGCAACAGGCCCAACAGCTTAAACTCGCCGCGCTGGGCAGACTGACCGCCGGTATCGCCCACGAGATCCGCAACCCGCTGGGCGCCATCAGTCATGCCGCACAACTGCTGCTGGAATCCGAGGAACTGACCGCGCCGGACCGGCGTCTCAATCAGATCATTCACGATCAATCGCGGCGGATGAATCTGGTGATCGAGAACGTTCTGCAGTTGTCTCGTCGACGTCAGACCGAACCCCAGCTGCTCGATCTCAAGCAGTGGCTCGAGGCGTTCGTCCGTAACCTTGGCGATGAGCTGCAGGCCGGTCAACGCGTGCATCTGGACATCCTTCCGGGCGTGCTCTCCACGCAGATGGACGCCGAACAACTGCAGCAGGTGATGAGCAATCTGGTGCAAAACGGTTTGCGCTACAGCGGCCAACTGCACGAACAGGCGCAAGTCTGGCTAAGGTTGTTTCAAGCCCCGTTCAGCGAACTGCCTACACTGGAGGTTCTCGACGACGGCCCGGGGGTTGCCGATGAGCACCTCGCCAAGATCTTCGAACCTTTTTTCACCACCGAAAGCAAAGGAACCGGCTTGGGCCTGTACCTGTCGCGCGAACTGTGCGAAAGCAATCAGGCGAGCCTCAATTACACACCACGGGAAGGTGGCGGTAGCTGCATGCGAATAACCTTCGCCCATCCGTTCAAGCTGAGCTGA
- a CDS encoding sigma-54-dependent transcriptional regulator, whose amino-acid sequence MSQRQKILIVDDEPDIRELLEITLGRMKLDTRSARNVKEAQEWLAREAFDLCLTDMRLPDGNGLELVQHIQKRHNQVPVAMITAHGSLDTAIHALKAGAFDFLTKPVDLTRLRELVSSALRLRLTPAEQNRIDHRLLGSSPPMQSLRKQIAKLARSQAPIYISGESGSGKELVARLIHEQGPRADQPFVPVNCGAIPSELMESEFFGHRKGSFTGAHEDKPGLFQVANGGTLFLDEVADLPLAMQVKLLRAIQEKSVRAIGGQQEQIVDVRVLCATHKDLNQEVDAGRFRQDLYYRLNVIELRVPPLRERREDIEEIANSVLRRLTEAAGEPATLLPPLALAALKGYRFPGNVRELENMLERAYTLCEDDQINTADLRLAEPSRSTEQDGPSLADIDNLEDYLESIERKLILQALEETRWNRTAAAQRLNLTFRSMRYRLKKLGLE is encoded by the coding sequence ATGAGCCAACGGCAAAAGATCCTGATCGTCGACGATGAGCCGGACATTCGTGAGTTGCTGGAAATCACGCTCGGACGGATGAAACTGGACACCCGCAGCGCGCGCAATGTGAAGGAAGCGCAGGAGTGGCTGGCGCGCGAGGCGTTTGACCTGTGCCTGACCGACATGCGCCTGCCCGATGGCAATGGCCTGGAGCTGGTGCAACACATACAGAAGCGCCACAACCAGGTGCCGGTGGCGATGATCACCGCCCACGGCAGCCTCGATACGGCAATCCATGCACTGAAAGCCGGCGCGTTTGACTTCCTCACCAAGCCGGTCGACTTGACGCGCTTGCGTGAGTTGGTCTCCAGCGCCTTGCGCCTGCGCCTCACGCCTGCCGAGCAAAACCGCATCGACCACCGCCTGCTTGGCAGCTCTCCACCGATGCAATCGCTGCGCAAGCAGATCGCCAAACTGGCGCGCAGCCAGGCACCGATTTACATCAGCGGCGAGTCGGGCAGTGGCAAGGAGCTGGTGGCCCGATTGATTCATGAGCAAGGCCCGCGCGCCGATCAACCGTTCGTGCCAGTCAACTGTGGCGCGATCCCGTCAGAGCTCATGGAGAGCGAATTCTTCGGCCATCGCAAAGGCAGTTTCACCGGCGCCCACGAAGACAAGCCCGGGCTGTTTCAGGTCGCCAATGGCGGGACGCTGTTTCTCGATGAAGTGGCTGACCTGCCGCTGGCGATGCAGGTGAAATTGCTCCGCGCGATCCAGGAAAAATCCGTCCGCGCCATCGGCGGCCAGCAGGAGCAAATCGTGGACGTTCGCGTGCTGTGCGCGACCCACAAGGACCTCAATCAAGAAGTGGACGCCGGGCGCTTTCGGCAAGACTTGTATTACCGGCTGAACGTCATCGAACTGCGCGTTCCGCCCCTGCGCGAGCGCCGCGAGGATATCGAAGAGATCGCCAACAGCGTGCTGCGCCGCCTGACCGAGGCCGCCGGCGAACCTGCAACCCTCCTCCCGCCGCTCGCGCTGGCCGCGCTCAAGGGATATCGCTTCCCCGGCAACGTGCGCGAGCTGGAAAACATGCTCGAACGGGCGTACACGTTGTGCGAAGACGATCAGATCAACACCGCAGACCTGCGATTGGCCGAGCCGTCACGGTCTACCGAGCAGGACGGTCCAAGCCTGGCCGACATCGATAATCTGGAAGACTACCTGGAAAGCATCGAGCGCAAACTGATTCTGCAAGCGCTGGAGGAAACCCGCTGGAATCGAACGGCAGCGGCGCAACGCCTGAATTTGACGTTCAGGTCGATGCGTTATCGGTTGAAGAAATTGGGGTTGGAGTGA
- a CDS encoding transporter substrate-binding domain-containing protein yields the protein MESYPPFSFLNDQNQLDGFDVDVAKAVAERLGVKLKLETPSWDVIAAGHWSGRFDICICSMTPSKARAEVFDFPATYYQSPAVVVVNAKDQSISTGKDLSGKKVGVISASTYEAYLNKDLVIEGAEDKPITYPFSNVQVAPYDNEQVAFQDLALGTGVRLDAMVTNLITANQRIAQDPRFKVVGEPLYAEPNVVAIEKGDPEWRTKVTEVIAQLKADGTLSKISQKWIGSDITQ from the coding sequence ATGGAAAGTTATCCGCCCTTTTCGTTTCTGAATGATCAGAACCAGCTGGATGGATTCGATGTGGATGTCGCCAAGGCTGTGGCCGAGCGTCTTGGCGTCAAACTCAAGCTTGAGACGCCCTCATGGGACGTGATCGCCGCCGGTCATTGGAGCGGTCGCTTTGACATCTGCATCTGCTCGATGACGCCCAGCAAGGCACGTGCTGAAGTCTTTGACTTCCCGGCGACCTACTACCAGTCGCCCGCGGTGGTCGTTGTCAACGCCAAGGACCAGAGCATCAGCACTGGTAAAGACTTGTCTGGCAAGAAAGTCGGCGTTATCAGCGCCTCGACCTATGAGGCCTACCTGAACAAAGACCTTGTGATCGAAGGGGCTGAAGACAAGCCCATCACGTACCCTTTCAGCAACGTTCAAGTTGCCCCCTACGACAATGAGCAGGTGGCTTTCCAAGACTTGGCGCTGGGCACTGGCGTACGTCTGGACGCCATGGTCACCAATTTGATTACGGCGAACCAACGCATCGCCCAAGACCCGCGCTTCAAGGTCGTCGGTGAGCCGCTGTATGCCGAGCCCAACGTCGTCGCGATCGAAAAAGGCGACCCCGAGTGGCGAACCAAAGTGACCGAGGTCATCGCCCAGCTCAAGGCTGACGGCACGTTGAGCAAGATTTCGCAAAAGTGGATCGGCTCAGACATTACCCAATGA
- a CDS encoding amino acid ABC transporter permease, with amino-acid sequence MSAFEPRPAPTAGAPETLLGRVRTRLGFRTRVYLTWLVLLGACVQFFLSFDLKFSIILDKLPNLVGVHLGPNGFLQGAALTLFLCFCSIWLSLILGFVTALARLSRSAVAFGIASFYASFFRGTPLLIQILLIYLGLPQLGVVPGAISAGIIALSLNYGAYLSEIFRAGILSVAPGQREAAAVLGLKPMTTFIQIVLPQAMRTIIPPATSQFISMLKDSSLVSVMGVWEVMFLAQSYGRSSYRYIEMLTTAAVLYWLMSIGLELIQLRLERHYGKGFTNQR; translated from the coding sequence ATGAGTGCCTTTGAACCACGACCGGCGCCAACTGCAGGCGCACCTGAAACGCTGCTCGGCAGGGTACGCACGCGCCTGGGCTTTCGCACACGCGTTTATCTGACCTGGCTGGTGCTGCTGGGGGCGTGCGTGCAGTTTTTCCTGAGCTTCGACCTGAAGTTCTCGATCATTCTGGACAAGCTTCCCAACTTGGTCGGCGTGCACCTGGGCCCGAACGGCTTTCTGCAGGGGGCGGCGTTGACGCTGTTCCTGTGCTTCTGTTCGATCTGGTTATCGTTGATCCTGGGTTTCGTCACGGCGTTGGCGCGGCTGTCGCGCAGCGCCGTGGCGTTTGGTATCGCCAGCTTCTACGCGTCGTTCTTTCGGGGCACGCCTCTGCTGATCCAGATACTGCTGATCTATCTGGGGCTGCCACAACTGGGCGTGGTGCCTGGCGCTATCAGCGCCGGGATCATCGCCTTGTCACTCAACTACGGCGCCTACCTGAGCGAAATCTTTCGCGCCGGGATTCTCTCCGTGGCGCCGGGCCAACGTGAAGCTGCCGCCGTACTGGGCCTCAAACCCATGACAACGTTCATTCAGATTGTGTTGCCCCAAGCCATGCGCACCATCATCCCACCCGCCACCAGCCAGTTCATTTCCATGCTCAAGGACTCATCGCTGGTGTCGGTCATGGGGGTTTGGGAGGTGATGTTTCTCGCGCAGTCCTATGGCCGCTCTTCGTATCGCTACATTGAGATGTTGACCACCGCAGCGGTGCTCTACTGGCTGATGTCCATCGGGCTTGAGCTGATCCAACTCCGATTGGAGCGCCACTACGGCAAAGGCTTCACGAATCAGCGCTGA
- a CDS encoding LLM class flavin-dependent oxidoreductase, with protein MSDPKPLLFALYEQASVGCGGAPSLWTHPADERLTMNSLRFWSNQARIADQAHLDMMFFGDVLGFYDVYGGNADAAMKWAVEAPANDPLMIIPALAAVTENLAFGVTVSTSYEHPFSHARRFSTLDHLTDGRIGWNIVTSYLNSAARNFGLEEMIKHDDRYERAEEFLDVVYKLWEGSWADDAVVADKSVALYARGERIRPINHSGDHYRVAGPHLTAPSPQRTPLLIQAGWSGRGRQFAAKHAEMIFTAKSNPHEIRQGLEDIWAQARARGRAADDVKALTVLRIVTAKTEIEAQQKYEKLQSNYNAQAQLVSYAGDTGIDLSRYSDNEPLSTHTEGMTSYVMRPDGSGKPLTAGDVRQRFANVTRGTDLILVGTPEQVAQRIEEHARISGTSGYMINPLISPGSLEDFVEWVVPALQKRGLYRTQPQRGTLRSRLQGDGGSRLPDSAYGASFRFDK; from the coding sequence ATGTCCGATCCAAAACCTCTGTTGTTCGCCCTGTATGAGCAAGCCAGCGTGGGCTGCGGTGGCGCCCCCAGCCTCTGGACTCACCCGGCAGACGAGCGTCTGACCATGAACTCGTTACGCTTCTGGTCAAACCAGGCTCGAATTGCCGATCAGGCGCATCTGGACATGATGTTCTTTGGTGATGTGCTGGGTTTTTACGACGTGTACGGCGGCAACGCTGATGCCGCCATGAAGTGGGCAGTTGAAGCGCCCGCCAATGACCCGTTGATGATTATTCCGGCGCTGGCGGCGGTGACTGAGAACCTCGCGTTCGGCGTGACGGTAAGCACCAGCTACGAACATCCGTTCAGCCATGCCCGGCGCTTCAGCACGCTTGACCACCTCACTGACGGCCGTATCGGCTGGAATATCGTCACCTCCTACCTGAACAGCGCCGCGCGTAACTTCGGGCTTGAGGAGATGATCAAGCACGATGACCGCTATGAGCGGGCCGAGGAATTTCTCGATGTGGTCTACAAACTTTGGGAGGGCAGCTGGGCTGATGACGCGGTAGTGGCCGACAAATCTGTCGCGCTCTATGCCCGTGGCGAGCGCATCCGTCCGATCAATCATTCAGGCGATCACTACCGGGTTGCGGGTCCGCACCTCACGGCGCCGTCACCACAGCGCACACCCCTGCTGATCCAGGCCGGCTGGTCAGGCCGAGGCCGCCAGTTTGCCGCCAAGCATGCCGAGATGATTTTCACCGCCAAGTCGAACCCTCACGAGATTCGCCAGGGGCTGGAAGATATCTGGGCTCAAGCCCGGGCTCGTGGCCGCGCAGCGGATGATGTCAAAGCCCTGACAGTGCTGCGCATCGTCACCGCTAAAACAGAGATAGAGGCCCAGCAAAAATACGAGAAATTGCAAAGTAACTACAACGCCCAGGCTCAGTTGGTCAGCTATGCGGGCGACACCGGTATCGACCTCAGCCGTTATAGCGATAACGAGCCGCTGTCTACCCACACCGAAGGCATGACCTCTTATGTGATGCGCCCGGACGGCAGCGGCAAGCCGCTCACCGCTGGCGACGTCAGACAGCGCTTTGCCAACGTCACCCGAGGCACTGACCTGATTCTGGTGGGCACGCCGGAACAAGTGGCGCAGCGCATTGAGGAGCACGCCCGGATCAGCGGCACCAGTGGCTACATGATCAATCCGCTGATCAGTCCCGGCAGTTTGGAAGATTTCGTCGAGTGGGTGGTGCCCGCCTTGCAGAAACGTGGGCTGTATCGCACACAACCGCAGCGCGGAACCTTGCGTTCAAGGCTACAGGGGGATGGCGGCAGCCGTTTGCCGGACTCGGCATATGGCGCGTCTTTTCGTTTTGATAAATAA
- the thiO gene encoding glycine oxidase ThiO: MLNQDIVIIGGGVIGLLTAFNLAPKVRSVTLLDRSEVGQESSWAGGGIVSPLYPWRYSPAVTALSHWSQDFYPQLAERLLALTSIDPQVHKTGLYWLDLDDEAEALEWAARMNRPLTSVDISAVYDAVPVMGGGYSRAVHMADVANVRNPRLVKSLKAALLALPNVVIREHSQVIDFVREGDRIVGVTTEEGDVLGDSVVLAAGAWSGDLLGKLGLALPVEPVKGQMILYKCAADFLPSMILAKGRYAIPRRDGHILIGSTLEHEGFDKTPTENALESLKASAIELIPALADAQVVGHWAGLRPGSPDGIPFIGPVPNQPGLWLNCGHYRNGLVLAPASCQLLTDLLVGETPIIDETPYAPEGRLKP; encoded by the coding sequence GTGCTAAATCAAGACATAGTCATTATCGGCGGCGGCGTCATCGGTCTCCTGACCGCCTTCAACCTCGCCCCCAAAGTCCGAAGCGTGACGCTGCTCGACCGCTCGGAAGTCGGCCAGGAATCCTCGTGGGCCGGCGGCGGCATCGTGTCGCCGCTCTACCCGTGGCGCTACAGTCCTGCCGTCACTGCACTCTCACACTGGTCGCAGGATTTTTATCCACAGCTCGCCGAACGCTTGCTGGCATTGACCAGCATCGATCCGCAGGTGCACAAGACCGGCCTTTACTGGCTGGACCTCGACGACGAAGCAGAGGCGCTCGAATGGGCAGCGCGTATGAATCGTCCGCTGACATCGGTGGATATTTCTGCGGTGTACGACGCCGTCCCCGTCATGGGCGGTGGCTACTCACGTGCAGTGCACATGGCCGACGTCGCCAACGTGCGCAACCCGCGTCTGGTCAAGTCGCTCAAGGCGGCACTGCTGGCGCTGCCGAACGTGGTGATTCGTGAGCACTCCCAGGTCATCGACTTCGTGCGTGAAGGTGATCGCATAGTGGGTGTCACGACGGAAGAGGGCGATGTGCTCGGCGACAGCGTGGTGCTGGCGGCAGGTGCATGGAGCGGCGACTTGCTCGGCAAGCTGGGGCTGGCGTTGCCCGTTGAGCCGGTCAAAGGTCAGATGATTCTCTACAAATGTGCCGCCGACTTTCTGCCGAGCATGATCCTCGCCAAGGGCCGTTACGCGATTCCCCGTCGTGACGGGCATATCCTCATTGGCAGTACGCTCGAACACGAAGGGTTTGATAAGACACCCACCGAAAATGCCCTGGAAAGCCTGAAAGCCTCGGCGATCGAACTGATCCCCGCATTGGCGGATGCACAGGTGGTCGGGCACTGGGCAGGGTTGCGGCCGGGCTCGCCTGACGGCATTCCTTTCATCGGGCCGGTACCGAATCAACCAGGCTTGTGGCTGAACTGCGGGCACTACCGCAACGGCCTGGTGCTGGCGCCAGCTTCGTGTCAGTTGTTGACGGATTTGCTGGTAGGAGAAACGCCGATCATTGATGAGACGCCTTATGCGCCGGAAGGAAGACTGAAGCCCTGA
- a CDS encoding type IV pilin protein, producing MGSKAKGFTLIELMIVVAIVGILAAIAYPSYTEYVRRTHRTEIAGLLMEQSQILERAFTKTGSYLNVPVLGNAWYNVAYVSSTPAGMDFTLTATPAPGSMMNGDKCGNFQITNTGLRTNSTGLSNKDCWGR from the coding sequence ATGGGCAGTAAAGCGAAGGGATTCACCCTTATAGAACTGATGATCGTCGTGGCGATTGTGGGTATTCTCGCTGCGATCGCGTACCCCAGTTACACCGAATATGTGAGGCGCACTCACCGTACCGAGATTGCCGGGTTGCTCATGGAGCAGAGCCAGATTCTGGAACGCGCTTTTACCAAAACCGGCAGTTATCTGAACGTGCCAGTCCTTGGCAATGCTTGGTACAACGTTGCCTATGTATCTTCGACGCCTGCTGGTATGGATTTCACGCTGACCGCAACACCCGCTCCCGGCTCCATGATGAATGGCGACAAGTGCGGCAATTTCCAGATCACCAATACTGGCTTGCGGACTAACTCCACCGGGCTGTCGAACAAAGACTGTTGGGGCCGTTGA
- a CDS encoding pilus assembly protein, protein MPNVEWYRRARLYLGRLLMGVLLGLYGSATAFAAFVPSDSPLLTVGSVTPNVMLLVDDSGSMNSIIWASGFDPNANPVQVYSCNSDFNCNNVTSLDMTDTNFFVGNLRAGGCDNGYDGFYKFTTRTLVCLKLPDPVGNGNTRYTTAYISYLLYGTSLTKKDYTDGSVPNDYRINVARTASAALVASNRNLRIGLATFNPPTSRDSGPGGNIARAISDLTQTTSTTTAQANTNYNSLISSINGLAAIANTPLAKTYYEVTRYFRGMAPYYNSTPTTYTSPIQYRCQRNYGVVITDGLPTYDRTFPTNDPLGGANLPNWDGKNNDGDNLNGDGEGDTLYLDDMAKFAYDIDMRTGGTDAAGKSWDATDFPTQNMFTYTVGFTAANAMLSDAAAYGKGTYYQATDSAGLNAALSAALNDITSRAGTGGGAASNSSSLSSTSVFFQTQYDPTDWRGTIKALAIAADGSVNTSSPIWSTDDQIIPGITPTYESWNTLTNSVIALTYASFSPQQQVALNASLPVGVSGADLVQWTKGTNKTGLKTRTVLLGDVINSPLAYASPTDNPASDPVADNSYSTYVDIKSNSMSPRLVVNANDGLVNVIDPSTGKRLYAYMPSTVLANLHYVADPSYINGVSHKFLVDGQISIVDVQYASSWKTLAIGGTGAGGKGFYALQMFNAGASNTVKALWDISSVTAGFGNMGYAYAKPEVAQLPDGRWAAFISNGYGSTNGVASLFVVDVSTGALIKEIPVDTSGNNGLSSVKLRVNAASVVQYAYGGDLKGQMWKFDFTSQAAPTGKVGLGGSPLFTASGGANQPITAQPVVGNNPNGGKMVYFGTGKLMEASDKTMTATQAFYAVWDNDGTSANYHESDLVAQAINGTYNASSVQFFTTTQNDVNYAAKKGFYLPLIYNNIATGERVIYAANLGFGRVRFATAIVDTTDPCSSSGSSRFVDLDALNGRMLSYPVLDTNGDGQINSSDSNSSGFLVSGGVLNPGVVLDKDNGNQEFVSNSNTFNEAGGPSNRRIMWRQIR, encoded by the coding sequence ATGCCAAACGTTGAGTGGTATCGCAGAGCAAGGCTTTATCTGGGCAGGCTTTTGATGGGTGTATTGCTCGGCCTTTATGGCTCGGCCACTGCCTTCGCGGCGTTTGTGCCGTCTGACTCCCCCTTGTTAACCGTAGGGTCGGTGACGCCCAACGTCATGCTGTTGGTCGATGACTCCGGGAGTATGAACAGCATCATTTGGGCCTCAGGGTTCGATCCCAATGCGAACCCGGTGCAAGTGTACAGCTGCAATTCGGATTTCAACTGCAATAACGTCACTTCCCTGGATATGACAGACACCAATTTTTTTGTGGGAAACCTGCGTGCCGGCGGCTGCGATAATGGGTATGACGGCTTCTACAAGTTCACCACACGTACCCTCGTCTGTCTAAAGCTCCCCGACCCTGTCGGTAACGGTAATACTCGTTACACCACTGCTTACATTAGCTACTTGCTTTACGGTACGTCGTTGACCAAAAAAGACTACACCGACGGGTCTGTGCCTAACGATTACCGGATCAACGTCGCCCGTACAGCGTCTGCGGCATTGGTGGCCAGCAATCGAAATCTGCGAATAGGCCTGGCTACCTTCAACCCACCAACGAGCCGAGACTCTGGGCCGGGCGGTAACATTGCAAGAGCGATCAGCGATCTAACCCAGACGACTTCTACAACCACTGCGCAAGCCAATACAAACTACAACTCGCTGATCTCGTCCATCAATGGCCTCGCGGCAATCGCCAACACGCCATTGGCTAAAACGTATTACGAAGTGACGCGCTATTTCCGCGGAATGGCGCCTTACTACAACTCCACGCCGACGACCTACACCAGCCCTATCCAGTACCGTTGCCAGCGCAACTATGGCGTGGTGATAACCGATGGTCTGCCGACCTACGACCGGACATTTCCAACCAACGACCCTTTGGGCGGTGCAAACTTGCCTAACTGGGACGGCAAAAATAACGACGGTGACAACCTCAATGGCGATGGTGAGGGTGACACGCTGTATCTGGACGATATGGCGAAATTTGCCTACGACATCGACATGCGAACGGGCGGCACCGATGCTGCGGGGAAAAGCTGGGACGCCACCGACTTCCCCACGCAGAACATGTTCACCTATACCGTGGGGTTCACAGCAGCTAATGCGATGCTCTCCGACGCTGCCGCTTATGGCAAAGGCACTTACTATCAAGCGACGGATAGCGCCGGCCTGAACGCTGCGTTATCTGCTGCTCTTAACGACATCACCTCCCGCGCGGGGACCGGGGGAGGGGCGGCGTCCAACTCGTCGTCACTGTCGAGCACTTCTGTGTTTTTCCAGACGCAGTACGACCCAACTGACTGGCGCGGTACGATCAAGGCTTTGGCGATTGCGGCGGATGGAAGCGTCAACACCTCATCGCCTATCTGGTCTACGGACGACCAGATCATTCCCGGCATAACCCCTACTTATGAGTCCTGGAACACGCTGACCAATAGCGTTATCGCTTTAACGTATGCCAGCTTCTCACCACAGCAGCAGGTCGCTCTTAACGCCAGCCTGCCCGTAGGGGTTTCCGGCGCAGATTTGGTGCAGTGGACTAAAGGGACGAACAAGACAGGTCTGAAAACAAGGACCGTGCTGCTAGGTGATGTGATTAATTCACCGTTGGCCTACGCGTCACCTACAGACAACCCCGCGTCAGACCCTGTTGCCGACAATAGCTACTCCACCTACGTGGACATTAAATCCAACTCGATGAGCCCCCGCCTGGTGGTGAATGCCAACGATGGACTGGTAAACGTGATTGATCCGTCAACGGGCAAGAGGCTTTATGCGTATATGCCGTCCACCGTTTTGGCGAACCTGCATTACGTTGCCGACCCAAGCTACATCAATGGGGTTTCACACAAATTCCTGGTGGATGGGCAAATCTCGATTGTAGATGTCCAGTACGCATCGTCGTGGAAGACGCTCGCCATTGGTGGTACTGGGGCGGGGGGCAAGGGTTTTTACGCGTTGCAAATGTTCAATGCCGGTGCCTCGAATACCGTGAAAGCCTTGTGGGACATAAGCAGTGTCACCGCAGGCTTTGGCAATATGGGCTACGCCTACGCCAAGCCGGAAGTGGCTCAATTGCCCGATGGCCGATGGGCAGCGTTCATTTCGAACGGCTACGGCAGCACCAACGGCGTGGCGTCGTTATTCGTTGTGGATGTCAGCACTGGGGCACTCATCAAAGAAATACCAGTTGATACGTCAGGCAACAACGGGTTGTCCTCCGTCAAATTACGCGTCAACGCTGCAAGTGTTGTTCAGTACGCGTATGGCGGTGATTTGAAGGGGCAAATGTGGAAGTTCGACTTCACATCACAGGCCGCGCCCACGGGTAAAGTTGGGCTGGGCGGCAGTCCTTTATTTACGGCTTCCGGGGGAGCGAATCAGCCGATTACCGCTCAGCCAGTCGTGGGTAACAACCCGAACGGCGGCAAGATGGTTTACTTTGGTACCGGTAAATTAATGGAAGCGTCGGACAAAACCATGACAGCGACTCAGGCGTTCTATGCGGTCTGGGACAACGATGGGACGAGTGCCAACTACCACGAGAGCGACCTAGTGGCGCAAGCCATTAATGGCACGTACAACGCATCCTCAGTACAGTTTTTTACAACCACCCAGAACGACGTAAATTACGCCGCCAAGAAAGGTTTCTACCTCCCGCTGATCTACAACAACATCGCGACGGGTGAGCGGGTTATCTACGCCGCCAACCTCGGCTTCGGTAGGGTTCGATTCGCCACTGCAATTGTCGACACTACGGATCCTTGCTCCAGTTCGGGGTCCAGTAGGTTCGTGGATCTAGATGCTTTGAATGGGAGGATGCTCAGCTATCCCGTGCTGGATACGAACGGGGACGGACAGATAAACAGTTCTGACTCCAATTCAAGCGGCTTCCTGGTGAGCGGCGGCGTTCTAAATCCGGGTGTTGTGCTGGATAAAGATAACGGTAATCAAGAGTTTGTTAGTAACTCTAATACGTTCAACGAGGCGGGCGGCCCGTCAAACCGACGTATCATGTGGCGACAGATCAGATGA